AGTTTCGGATAGGGAAAGGGATTTTGAGAGAATCCTCACTGTAAGTCTGGTTTGCTACCAATGAAATATTTGGGAGTACCAATAAACACAAAAGATTGAAGAATTCTGATTGGGACTCTACTGAAGGAAAAATGAGGAATAAACTAGGGCCTTGGCAAGGGAAAATGTTGGTAATGGGAGGAAGAGTTACCCTGATCAACTCATCTCTGACCAGTGTCCCTCTTTATATGCTCTCTTCTATAGGATACCAGTTGGTGTGAAAAATAAAATGGATAGGATTAGGAATAATTTCTTGTGGGATGAAACCGAGGAAAAAAATAAATACCACTTGGTAAACTGGCAGACAGTATGTATGCCAAAAGATCAAGGTGGTTTAGGGGTCCTAGACCTTGAGAAAATGAATATTACCTTATTAGCTAAATGGTTATGGAAACTCTTTAATGAAGATGGAATTTGGCAAAAAATCCTTAGGAAAAAGTATCTCCAGAAGCAAACTCTTTGCCAGGCAGTTACCAAGAATGGAGAGTCACATTTCTGGCAAGGGTTAATGGAGGTCAAGAAATCCTTTTGGCAACATTGCAAAATCCAAATTGGAGATGGATAAAAAACAAGTTGTTGGGAAGACCATTGGATAGGCTCTTCCGGTCTGGCCAAGGCCTTTCCAAGACTGTTTTTGGTATCTATGAATAGGAATGTGACAGGTAAGGAAGTTTTTGATGTAGGTGTGGGGATGCTTAGATATGGAAGAGCAATGGTGGGAGAACTTAGAGAACAATGGCTTAAACTAACACAGGGGAATTTTCAGTTAAATCTCTATATCTAGCAATGCAATGTAATGAGGTGGTTCCTTATAAATTTATGTGGAAGGTTAAGATACCCCTTAGAATTAAGACTTTCTTGTGGTTGATGTTAAAGGAAAGCATACTTACAAGAGATATATTGTTGCAAAGGGGAGGCAAGTGTGAGAAGAAATGTCTTTCTTGTGGGTGTAATGAAACTATTAGTCATCTTTTCTTCAAATGTCCCCTGGCTAGGTACATTTGGAATGTGGTCAGTTGCGCCTTTGGTTTGAAATTCCAATCTGATTCTGCTGATCAGTGCATTTCCAACTGGTTGAAAAGATTTGGGGGGAAGAAAAAAGAGATCCTTGTTGTGGTGATTGCTGCTGTTATTTGGAGTATCTAGAAAACAAGAAATTTGGCATGTTTTGAGAAAAAATGGCCTGATGAGACTTATGTTGTTATTTTGAAAATTTGCTATTATATTAATTGTTGGAGTTGTTTGCAGGTGAAGAAGGACGCTAGGAGCAGGATGGAATTCTGTGCAAGGGTGCTAGAAAGGGTAGCAATGGAAGTGTTTGGGTCAAGAAGAAGTTGGATCTCATGGACGCCAAGGTTGATGATGTAGGGAATAAAAAAGAAGACgaagggaagaagaagggaaaagttTGCAATCTGATGCAATCAGCAGGAGTAGTTGGTCTCGGATAGTAAGAAGTGTGAGGAAATGGATGCAATGTTTTCTCCTCTCCTCCCCCTGTCTTGATCTCTTCCAGATTGTATCTGCAAAAATTTCTCCTCCTTTCTTCCTCTCCTCTGCTGTCAAGAACTAGGATTTCAATCTACTTGGTCTGTAATCTACCTAAGTTCCTGTTTGTGTTGTGTTTAGTGGTGTGGATGGTACTCTGTAGCGATTGGTTTCCTTAATGAAATCGGGGATGActcccttttatctaaaaaaaatctTCTTTACAGATCAGAGAGTGTATGAAACTTGTAATAATCTTGTATCGTTCTTCAAACTTTTTATGGCTCTATCAAGTTCCATCAAGTTTATAAGATTTTGAAGTTTCAGTTATATCTCCACCACGTATGTGTCTATTTTACTGTGTTCTTGTCTGACCAAGCTGAATAGCAGCAACAACATTGTTTTGAAAGAAGAAGGATGATGCAGCGGACCCTTGTAGGAGTTTGATCTGAATAAAAAAAGGCAGAGTGAAGTGCCAACATAGCTTGATTTAAATAAAGATTTTAGAGCGAAGCAAACTGATCTGTTTCATCTATGAATATCTCTTGATACCGTTATAAATCTCCAAGATTTTGTCAAGTTTATTGCATGTTCCTTTCAAATTTATTTACCGCATACAGAAATGATTGCAatatttccttcttggaggcgtcgcttttggagagtctgtatttcaggtgttgtattggtggtggatgtattgctgttgctaggcctagaatactgtagcgggacttttgtttcttagttttcttttctcttttttggctgtgtgcatccgtattgccactagggtggggcgttgttgcagaggctggaagtaattggtatctttcgatattaatatattccctttatcaaaaaaaaaagaatgatTGCAGTGTGAACATTTCGTGATTTCTATTATAATTTTGCATGAAACATGTATGTATCTTATGTGAATCTTGGTACACTAGACAAACTGCActaaatttgttttgaaacttATAAGGAACTTGGACAAAACCATGGAAACATACGAATCATCAAAAATAATTTGTGTATCTGGAAATTCTATTATggattttttcttctttttgttaGGGATTGTAAAAAAAAAAGTAGTTTCTTTCAATTTTCGTTCTTTGTATTTTCAATTAGGGGCCTTCTTACATCAGTTTATGCATTTCTCGCGGTTTGGGCAGGCGTCACGGTGGCCTCCGGAGATGCCTAGGCGACAGCCAGGGATGACTTTTTTTTTTTCATATCGATGTAGAAAACAATTATTAATAATTTCTTAGTAATCTCTCGCTTGAGGAATACCAAATTGTAAAGAAAGCAGATATGAATTGCTTCATGTAGTCAACCTCGCAATCGTACCTAATTAACACGGACAAGTGTATCATTGCTTGGTTTATGGTTTGGACAGCAACCGCACGTCGGCGAACCAGGACACAGAAGCTACTGGGGAGGAGCTGCGGTGTCACGTAGAGACTTAAATAATACCACTCCGTTTCATCATAATGTATTGTAAACCGTTTCAGCAAATTATCTTAGTTTGCTAAAATATATTAGTCAGCCACACAGCAACGGTGATTGCATGCCCTGATTCTTAAACAGGGGGTGGAAGATCCAAACCAGGAAACACAAAATTAAACAGTCAACGAGAACACGTGGAACAGTCCTCTGCCGCAGCAAATTATCTTGTCGATCGCAAGCATATCCCTGCTGCAAAATAGAACAGCCCGTGTTACATGCAGGCACAGCTAGCTGCCTCTAATCAGCAATCCTCCGTGGATTGTTGTTGGATCTCACCGGGAGGCCGGCGGGAGGGACCAACCTCGGCCGGCCGGCTACATGTCCGTCCGCTCGTGACGAGCCTCTGTGACCCACCGCCGACGCCATGACAGCGAATGAGTTGCCAACTTGGTACTGCTGCGTAGGTAGCCTACTGTGCAACTTGCGCGTCTGTATGCACGCGCAGGGGTAATCAAGGTGAAACCTGTAGCTGGAGCGCGCGCAGCTGTGCTAGTGGTGCTGGTGCAGATCGCAGCCTATTGTCATCGTGGAGTATCTATCTCACGGATTGTCATGGTGGAAAAATGAATCAGAGCAGCGTCGTCTCCCAATCTCGAATTGAACATCATGCATGCTACTCCCTCCATTTACTGTTATCATACCAGATTCGTTTATTTCGGTACCTATCCAGTGGACAATGAAATATGTAAAAACATCTTATATGCCTGCTCCCGAGCGACCACACCGGAGCGACCGCCGCAGTCGCCTCCGTGTCCACCCATGAACCCTCCTCCCCCTTCCTTTGTTGCCGGGCAAATGCTATGCGGCGATAGATCTCCTCTGTCGCCGACCGGGCGTGGGCGGCGGTCACAGCTGCCCTTCCCAGCGATGGTGAGGAGGGGTCTTGACATCCAACATGTTGTGAtggccgcaggcggcggcggtggcatgGACGTCAGGTCCCATCTGAGCCCAGATGGGCCGGGCAGGACACGGTTTCTCACGCAGTTGCTCCCGTGGCGGCTCTGTCGACGTCGCGTCGTGGGGTAGCAACTCCATGCAATTCAGTGATATGAATCAACCAAAGGAAAATGCAACAGTAAGATAGCCTATCCATTCCgagattgatgcagaggctggggcgatgctcccatatcgaaaaaaaaaagttacaaccgccatttttttttaaaaaaaagtgaACGGAGAAATTGCCGATGATCTGGAATGTGGATTTCCTTATTGTAGCAGGCTTTGTCTCTGGAATGACACATGCGTGCGCTAGTGCAAGCAATACCCCAGCTGACCACGTTCCCCACGAACGGGATCGTGGTCAACTAACACCAAGGTTACATCGTTATTTTTCTCAAGAGCAACCAATTAAGCAAGCAACTTGTACTTGTTCACTCCTGCAACAGCGAGGAAAAATATTAAGCTAAGCTGCCAGCCAGCACGAGACGGCCATGTGGCGCGTCGACGTTTTCACCAGGATATCACACCTGATCAAAGCCTGATTTCTCTGCATCAGAGAAGCTACCTGATAAAGTCCTGCATAAACAATAGAAAATAGCCCGGGAATTCCTGATATTTCCCTATCAGACGATCTGAACTGTCTGATTCTGATCTGATTCTCTCCTGCGAAAATTCTCTCTTCATTTCAGAATTCAAGAAAGAGTGACAGTTTGTCTCCCTCTGCGAACTTTAAACTTTCAGCGGACAGCTTGCCCCTCGCACGCCCAGTGGCTTAGCTACGGCTTCGCAGTATAAATAGGACCCCTCGCTCCTCTGCTTCTGCACATCCATCGTCCCACAGCACCTTGCGCCCAAGTAGTCTGACAGCAATGGGGGTTCGTCTCGGGAGAGTAGCTTGGGCGTGCCCGGCGGTTCTGCTGCTGCTCTTGCAGCTCGCCGGAGCGTCCCATGTCGTCTACGAGACCAGCCTCCTCGAgaccgaggcggcggcggccaccgTGCCACCCTCCATTTTTGAGCTGAGCACCGGGTACCACTTCCGGCCTCAGAAGAACTGGATCAACGGTATACTTATCTGTCAATCTGTCAACCAACACCCATCTCTATACTGTAGTATCTTCTTCGAACTAGCTAGCCTGTATGCGCGCTAGAGTGAATTAAACTTATAGGTTGGGCAGACACCCTTATATATGATGACTAACAGAACGAGCAGTGTGCGTTCTGCTCTTTGAGCTACCTCACAAAGCATGCATGACATGTATAAAGATCAAACTGTGCTTCGGACAATCTCACAAAGCATGCATGACATGAATTACCTAGTACAGCAAGAAAATGCTTTAAGGTTTCGGGGCTCTTCCTGTGCCCAGTAACAGTCTATCTTTGATTAACTAGGTCGTTTTCATATTCTAATACAGTATAGATTGGTTTGATAACGATGCTTTTTTCCAATGGTTTCATTGGGTTCTAACTTGTGACTTTTCTTATCCTTTAATTTGGTGGGATGCTACGCTCTCCGTCTGCCACGACAGATCCCAACGGTACGTCGTCCTTCTTCCTCGCTCGTTTTAATTTCTGTCACGCATCTCTGTCGCGTGATGAATCATGGGATTTGATGCTATCTACTAGCTACAATCCGTCTGTGCTGCAACTTGCAAACCCCATTGAACAGTAGCGCCTTTCCGACAAGATTAAACAATACAGAAAACTTGCATGCATACATGCAGATTGGCTCGATCTGGCATGCACACTTGGACTCACGTACATGCAAACTTACTAGCATCATACATAAACGTTCATTTTATGAATGAAATTTAGAAATTGCTGGCCATGAACTTTATGAAGATCATCATCATCTAACAAGAACTTTCCTGAGAATGTGGGTTGCAGTTTTGATCTGATGAAATGAACATTTGGTGCATATGCAGCGCCGCTGTACTACAAGGGTTGGTACCATCTGTTCTTCCAGTACAACCCCAAGGGCGCGGTGTGGGGCAACATCGTGTGGGCGCACTCGGTGTCGCGCGACCTCATCAACTGGGTGGCCCTGGAGACAGCCCTGGCGCCGAGCATCGACGCCGACAAGTACGGCTGCTGGTCGGGGTCGGCGACCATCATGCCCGACGGCACGCCGGTGATCATGTACACGGGCGTCAGCCGGCCGGACGTCAACTACGAGGTCCAGAACGTCGCCTTCCCCAAGAACAGCTCGGACCCTCTCCTCCGGGAGTGGGTGAAGCCGGCGCACAACCCGGTGATCGTCCCGGAGGGCGGCATCAACGCGACGCAGTTCCGGGACCCGACCACGGCCTGGTACGCGGACGGGCACTGGCGGATCCTGGTGGGCGCCCTCTCCGGCGCGTCCCGCGGCGTGGCGTACGTGTACCGGAGCCGCGACTTCCGGCGGTGGACGCGGGTGCGGAAGCCGCTGCACTCGGCGCCGACGGGGATGTGGGAGTGCCCGGACTTCTACCCGGTGACCGTGGACGGCAAGGAGAGCGGGGTGGACACGTCCGTGGTGTCCAGCTCGAGGGTGAAGCACGTGCTCAAGAACAGCCTCGACCTCCGCCGCTACGACTACTACACCGTCGGGACCTACGACCGGCTGAAGGAGAGGTACGTGCCGGACAACCCCGCCGGCGACAAGCACCACCTGAGGTACGACTACGGCAACTTCTACGCGTCCAAGACGTTCTACGACCCGTCCAAGCGCCGCCGCATCCTGTGGGGATGGGCGAACGAGTCCGACACCGCCGTCGACGACgtcgccaagggctgggccggaaTCCAGGTGCGTGCGTAGCTAATCGATCACACGAACGTGCATCTTTTCACGATGATCGATCTCAGCTAACTAACTTGCGCGATGTTTCCAGGCGATTCCTCGGAAGGTTTGGCTGGACCCAAGCGGGAGGCAGCTGATGCAGTGGccggtggaggaggtggaggcgctCAGGGGGAAGAAGCCCGTCAGCCTCAAGGACCTGGTGGTGAAGCGGGGACAACACGTCGAGGTCACCGGGCTACAAACCGCACAGGTCAGTCATACCACATACTACTCCTACAGTTTCATTTCCTTTTTAAGTTAGTTCATAGCAATCAAGGTGACATATTCTAAGACCAAAAAGCAAATTAAAAAACAACTATCCTGCAGAACTGCTCAACCGATCTCTGAATGGCAGATCGGCCAGTTGTATGTGTTATCCTGGACCGCCAATCTTATCTGTCGCAGTTCTGAATTAAGTTGTGTCCACTGTGCAGTGTCCACTGACTGATCTCTAGCAAGCACTTTCATCTGCGTGTTATACTTGTACTGCGTCGCTGTCTGCTGTGCTCTTTTAGATCTACTCCGTAGGTTCCACAACATCTGTCCTGCACTTTCATCTCAGTTAGGAATACTTGTCATTGGTTCGTCCATTAGTAACTTATAAAAAAAAAGACTCATCGTCATAAGCACATTGGCGTTGTATGGATCCCTCCGAATGTATTGATGCGACCTAATTATATCGGCTAATCCAAATTATTAGACCAGCATAATTTCCCCTTAAACTGTAAGTGTGGTGACGAGTTCATGATCAGTTAACAAAACTAACCTGTGCACACTTTGTTGGTTCGTCAGGCTGACGTCGAGGTGAGCTTCGAGGTGCCGAGCCTGGAGGGGGCGGAGGCGCTGGACCCGGCGCTGGCCAACGACGCCCAGAAGCTTTGCGGCGTGAAGGGCGCCGACGTGGAGGGCGGCGTGGGGCCCTTCGGTCTGTGGGTGCTGGCGTCGTCCAAGCTGGAGGAGAGGACTGCCGTCTTCTTCAGGGTGTTCAAGGCCGCGGGCAACGTTAACAGCACCAAGCCCCTCGTGCTCATGTGCTCCGACCCAACCAAGTGAGCGCCTCACTCGACTAGCTAATGGCATCTCATCGTTCTGATTAATTGTCCCTTAATTAAGTAGTAGCTCAATCATGTGACACAGCCACTAAGATGCACGCAGTAGCTAGTGCTGCTGGTTTGTTTAGGCTCCAGCAAAGGACATCGCACTCGCGCGGTTTCTAAAGCACGCGTGGCAGCAATGCATGCCATGAAATTTTCCTGTGTTTCTTCACTTGTCAGAGAATTGCCACTGACGTTGGTCTTCTTAATTACTTTGTCACCCTTGCTGCAGGTCATCTCTGAACAAGAACCTGTACCACCCGACCTTCGCGGGGTTCGTTGATATTGACATGGCAAAGGGCAAGATTTCTCTCAGGAGCCTGGTATTGCCACCATTAGACTATTCTTCAGCTCGGATTATACACAAATTCACATATCATCATTCGTTACTGAATTCATTCGCACATTTTCTTTCTGTGTAGATTGATCGATCCGTCGTGGAGAGCTTTGGGGCCGGAGGCAGGACGTGCATCCTCTCCCGGATCTACCCGTCGCTCGCCATTGGCAGGAATGCCCACCTTCACGTCTTCAACAACGGCAAGGCGGACATCAAGGTGTCGCGGCTCACGGCGTGGGAAATGAAGAAGCCGGCGCTCATGAACGGTGCCTAGATTTAGATTCAGGCAGGAGCACCATATGCATGATTCCTACATATGTGCTTGAATTTGGCTCAGGCATGCGTCTGGGGCGTTATTCTGATGTTAATTTGACCTCTGGTGAAACATGCTAGTTTTACAAGGGTGCGTacgtagctagctaggtttgcaCGCTGTGTAAGTGAAGGGGGTCATTTTGTATGCCCCCGGGAATAATAAAGATCCATGCATAGCCTGAGGTGGGCATCGGTGGAAAGTTATTTTTCTTAAACGGGGGCAAAATATTTGCTCCAATCTACTACTCCTGGCATGGATTAAAATAAGGAGCAACTAAGTAGAAGTTTTACAAGAAAGTTAATGTTTTGATTATTACAATAATTACTCTCCTCGCATCTTTCGCTCAAACGCCCGCTGAAACCCAAAGCCGAGCCTCTTTCCTAGTCTTATCAAAAACTAATCACGAGGGGTTTTGTTTGTTGTGGAAGACCATCGTTTGCGCTCGCTCTCCCGTGATATGAGCAAGATGATTGTTGCCATTGCCTTACAGTTGGAAGAGTGGCTAGCCGCCACCAAGTTCCACCACTCGTTGATGGAGAGATCCCTCCATTGCCGAGGATCGATGTCGGGGATTCCCATCCATTCCTTGATGACATCCCAAAGACAGGTAGTCAAGTGACAATGAATGAAAAGGTGGAAAATATAGTGTATGTTTGTTACCAGATGAGTGTTAATTTTGTCCTTGACGGTGATAACGTTCTCAGTTTTCGATTATCTACGGTTGGAACCAAGATGTTAGTGATGAGAACTGAAACAATCTTATATGTTTTTTTCCTTACCAACAACATAATTTAGTAGCTAAATTGCGCTACTCTACACAGAATGAGTTGAACCTAAGAATGTCGAATGCTTGCTCGGTGAGGGAGCTTTCATGGAGAGGGTATCGCTAGAAAAAAGGGTATATATCCGTGTGAGAAATTGTGTGTTTGGACTATTTTTTATATATAAAGCATAAATACCTTGctctaaattaataaagccccgaTTAGTTTGCATGAAGGATTTACACCTGTCGGGATACTAACATACTATTACAAACCGGTGTTAGCTCTTAATTCATCATTAGAGGTCATTAAAATTAACTAATTAATCATGCATCAGAGCACTAGGTGaacttgtaaacaaaaaattAGGAGATGATCTTACAGGTTGATGAAGAATCCCCTTGCCTTCTCAATGCAGGCAATGTGCAACCCATCATGTTGTTGAAATAGATGAGTTGCAGGTTGGTGTACATGTCAAGGAGAGCCGCTGACACTACCCTCTTGGTGCCTAGCGGTGAAACTGGTCTTTGTCTCCCTCAACACTTCTTTTGGAAACTAGTCGATCTTTCATGAGGGTTTATTTCCTTTACATATTACGTGCTGGGTAGACTGAAATGAGTCCTACAGCTAGCCAGCACCACCGATCATGGTGCAGGAGTCTGTGGGAGCCCTTCTTCCATTTTATCTCTCGGTTAGTTAAACAGGAGATCAATTCCAACATCCCCACCCCACAGTCGTAAGGTTAACAAATATCATCAGCCCACTCTCAATAGAAATATAATACAAAAGTAACATGTTATAATGACCAATAAAGTGACATAGAATCTCATTACCCATAGTAGATCATTCTATCTTGAAATGAAAAACATAATACTTTATGGGAGTTTGATTATTCAAGGGTCCTTATTTTCAAGATCAAAAATATTTTCCAGTAACCCATGCCAGCAACATAAACATAAATATGGGTGGGTGAAAAGTATGTGATATACGTATCCGCAAAACATACAAATTATATTTTGTTAGCTTGATCATGGATTCTATGTTTCACAACATAAAACATATTGTGAATGGTTTTGACAAAACCATTTGACTTGTTAATTGCATAAAAGACTGCGAGCTCATATGCAGTAAATGGTTTGAAATGCTATCTACCACCCTAATTTCAGGGAAAAAAACTTTTGACATAAAATCTGCCTGATAGCCTCTTAACATGCTACATAATAGTTTGCATCATTACTGATGCCATCAATATCATTTTGGAGCTTTTCCATGATATAACTCATCATGCGAGGGTGAGGATTTTAATATGATGTGGAAACCATAATGCCTTTTTGAAATGATATCTACCACCTTAATTTCAGGAAAAAACTCCTCATGCGAGGGTACAACAAGaaaaaggatatatatatatatctctatCAGAAATTGTCTATTTAGACTATATTTTTTTAGATATAAAGCATAAATTTGCTCTAAATCCATAAAGCTCCGATTAATTCGCATGAAGGATTTACACATTTCGGGGATACCAACTTACTATTACAAAGGGATACTAACTTACTATTACAAACCGGTGTTAGATCTTAATTCATCATTAGAGATCATTAAAATTAACTAATTAATTATGCATCATAGCACCAGATGAACCTGTAAACAATGATCTGACAGATTGATGAAGAACCCCTTCTTCCTTGGACAGTGCTCCATACACTTCTTATGTAGGAACTGGAATTTAACATTCCCTTCTTTTGAATAATTAATAGCCCATATGATTCTCAAAAATGGTCTCCCAAGAATTATAGGACTAGAGGTATTGCTACCCATGTCCATGACAATAAAATCCACATGTACATATGTCATGTGAAATTCAACCATAACATCATTAACTCTTCCTAATGCTTTTTTTAGTTGAATCATGAGCAAGTAAAAGATCAATAGAGCATTTTTCATTTTTAAGATTAAGCAAATCATATAGCTCCTTAGATATAACTGAGACACTAGATCCTAAATTTAGAATAGCATGGTGTTTCTCCTTTTCTACAGAAATTAAAATCTTGGGGATCCAAGCGCCCCCAAGCTTAGGTGGTATCATAGTTTCATTGTTATATCTTTGTATCTTCTCTTTAATAATATAATTAGCAATATAAGAACAAAAACCAGCTTGATTAACAATGATAGTTGGATCCTTATAGATTTTTTTCTAGAATAGCAATTAATTCATGCAGACTACACTTATCAAGATCTAATAATGGTTCTCTTACTTCACTAAGCATTTTCACTTCTTCTATTTGTTTATCATTTGCAGACATATGagtttcttcttcttcattaATAATTATAGTATTGTGTTCTTTTTCTTCAGTAGGTAAAATAAtattctcttcttcctcctctattTCATTTTCTTCCTTGAAATACATATCCATGATTCCAGCATTTTTAATATTTTTATATATATCATATTCTACCAACATTTCATCTAATATCATAAACTCATCATAAGTCCTGTTGAATATAAAGTGAATGTCGGATTCTTTGTCCAAAAGACGCTTATTATGTTGGTTTAAACCAAAGTAAAAACTATTTAATAGCATCCAATCTCTTAGCCCATGTTCTAAGTTGcatatgatttttttttaaaatcttCTCCAAGCTTTACTGATACTCTCCTTTTCTAATTGTTTAAAGTCAAGCACGGGTTTTTGGTGCTCAAGAGTGCACTCCCCAAATTTCTCCAGGAATGATGCCCTCAGATTGAACCACAATTTTAAATCTTTTGTACGCAAATTTTCATACCATAATCTAGCCAATCCAATCAAGGAGTGTGGGAATAACTTAACTCTTAATACCCCAGGATCTATATTGGAAGTCCTTATATTATCACAAAGTTTATCAAAATTTATAACATGCAAATCAGCGGTTGTGGCATTTCCATTAGCAAATTTTGTATTATAGATTGTGATCATTAGTTTTGAATCAATGCGGTATCTAAAAACTTTTTTGGCCAGATGGCTGCAACCTCGTGTTGACATTCTCAACTTTTCATGTTGTCTATGTATAATTATTATAAGAAAACCAATTTTTATGTGCTTTTGTATTTTATGAAAAAGAACTAGAAAGTAAAGACTAAAAATAAGACAAATAAAGTACTTTGCAAAATATAAAAGAGAAAATAGAGCTCATAGTTGTGCAACCTCCCCACGCTTGAGTGTTTTCACTAAGTTGATGATGAAGttgatggcgccagaaaataccttTGTAGTcacct
This region of Lolium perenne isolate Kyuss_39 chromosome 2, Kyuss_2.0, whole genome shotgun sequence genomic DNA includes:
- the LOC127334743 gene encoding beta-fructofuranosidase, insoluble isoenzyme 2 isoform X2, yielding MGVRLGRVAWACPAVLLLLLQLAGASHVVYETSLLETEAAAATVPPSIFELSTGYHFRPQKNWINDPNAPLYYKGWYHLFFQYNPKGAVWGNIVWAHSVSRDLINWVALETALAPSIDADKYGCWSGSATIMPDGTPVIMYTGVSRPDVNYEVQNVAFPKNSSDPLLREWVKPAHNPVIVPEGGINATQFRDPTTAWYADGHWRILVGALSGASRGVAYVYRSRDFRRWTRVRKPLHSAPTGMWECPDFYPVTVDGKESGVDTSVVSSSRVKHVLKNSLDLRRYDYYTVGTYDRLKERYVPDNPAGDKHHLRYDYGNFYASKTFYDPSKRRRILWGWANESDTAVDDVAKGWAGIQAIPRKVWLDPSGRQLMQWPVEEVEALRGKKPVSLKDLVVKRGQHVEVTGLQTAQADVEVSFEVPSLEGAEALDPALANDAQKLCGVKGADVEGGVGPFGLWVLASSKLEERTAVFFRVFKAAGNVNSTKPLVLMCSDPTKSSLNKNLYHPTFAGFVDIDMAKGKISLRSLIDRSVVESFGAGGRTCILSRIYPSLAIGRNAHLHVFNNGKADIKVSRLTAWEMKKPALMNGA
- the LOC127334743 gene encoding beta-fructofuranosidase, insoluble isoenzyme 2 isoform X1 yields the protein MLRSPSATTDPNAPLYYKGWYHLFFQYNPKGAVWGNIVWAHSVSRDLINWVALETALAPSIDADKYGCWSGSATIMPDGTPVIMYTGVSRPDVNYEVQNVAFPKNSSDPLLREWVKPAHNPVIVPEGGINATQFRDPTTAWYADGHWRILVGALSGASRGVAYVYRSRDFRRWTRVRKPLHSAPTGMWECPDFYPVTVDGKESGVDTSVVSSSRVKHVLKNSLDLRRYDYYTVGTYDRLKERYVPDNPAGDKHHLRYDYGNFYASKTFYDPSKRRRILWGWANESDTAVDDVAKGWAGIQAIPRKVWLDPSGRQLMQWPVEEVEALRGKKPVSLKDLVVKRGQHVEVTGLQTAQADVEVSFEVPSLEGAEALDPALANDAQKLCGVKGADVEGGVGPFGLWVLASSKLEERTAVFFRVFKAAGNVNSTKPLVLMCSDPTKSSLNKNLYHPTFAGFVDIDMAKGKISLRSLIDRSVVESFGAGGRTCILSRIYPSLAIGRNAHLHVFNNGKADIKVSRLTAWEMKKPALMNGA